CAGTTCCTGCAGGAGTACCTGGGATTTCGCCTGCGGGAGCAGAAGATCGGCGAGCGCGGCGTGGAGGTAGGAGCGTGGCTGAGCGTCAGCCCTCTGGTGCACGAGATCGCGGTGATGCGGGATGCCGCCGGCCAGCGGGGCCGGTTCCACCACGTGGCGTTCTGGTACGGCTACCCCCAGCACCTGCTGGACGCCGCCGACGTCTTCAACGACTACGGCGTGCGCATCGAGGCCGGGCCCGGCAAGCACGGCACCACCCAGGCCTACTTCCTGTATGCCTTCGAGCCCGGCGGAACCCGGGTGGAACTGTTCGGCGACACCGGCTACCTGATTTTTGACCCCACCTGGCGGACGGTGGTGTGGGACGTGGCCACCGAGTCCGACCTGGAGAAAAGCAGCATCTGGTTCGGGGGGCGGCTGCCGGAGACGTTTTACACCTACGGGACGCCCTCGGGGCCCCTGCAAGCCACCGCGGTGTAGGCGGCCCGCGCCGCCGCGCGCGCCTTATCCCCACACGCGGCGGGCCACCTCCACCACGCGGGCCAGCTTGGCCCACTGATCCTCCTCGGAGAGCAGGTTACCCTCCATGGTGGACGCAAACCCGCACTGGGGGCTGAGGGCCAGCCGCTCCAGCGGCACGTAGCGGCTGGCCTCGTCGATGCGCCGCGCCAGCTGCTCGGCCGGTTCCAGCGTGGGGCGCTTGCTGCTGACCAGGCCCAGGACGACCGTCTTGTCCGGCGGCACGAACCGCAGCGGCTCGAACGTCCCCGAGCGCTCGTCGTCGTATTCCAGCAGGAATCGGTCCACCTGCAAGGAGGTGAATACCTTCTCCGCGATGGGGTCGTAGCCTCCCTCGGCGTACCACTGGCTGCGGTTGTTGCCCCGGCACAGGTGGAAGGCGATGGTGACGCCCCGCCGTCGGGCGCCCTCCAGGCAGGCGTTGTCGGCCTGGATGGCCTCGTCCAGCGCCCGGTCGGGCTCCAGGCCCATCTCGGCGCGGATGTACTCCCGCCACCGGGGATCGATGTAGTAACTGTAGCGGGGGGCGTCCAGCTGGATGTAGGTCACGCCCTCCTCCAGCAGCGCGGCAATCTCCCGGCGCACGATCGGCACGATGTCCCACAGCAGCGCCGAGTGGTCCGGATACACGCGGTCGGTCACCCCACGCTTGAAGGCGATGGCGGGAAACTGGTTGGCGCTGGGCAGGGTGATCTTGAACGGGCCCGGGCTGTACTGGCGCAGGAAGGCCACCTCGTGGGCGGTCAGCCGCCGCACCTGACGCAGCCGGGCCGTGACGATGCCGGTCACGGCGCTGGGGGGCGGAGCCTGGTCCTGACCCTTCCAGTCCCGGGGCAGCCCCTGGGTGAGGTCGAACCCCTCCACCGCCTCTACCAGGTCGCTCATGAAATTGCGCCGCCGCAGCTCGCCGTCGGTGAAGATGTCCAGGCCCAGCTGCCGCTGCCGGCCCAGCACCCGCAGGATGTGGGCGTCCTCCAGGGCCCGCAGCTCGTCGGCGGGGGCACCCCGGGCCCG
The sequence above is drawn from the Armatimonadota bacterium genome and encodes:
- a CDS encoding methionine synthase yields the protein MAQTYRAEQVGSLLRPPDLLEARARGAPADELRALEDAHILRVLGRQRQLGLDIFTDGELRRRNFMSDLVEAVEGFDLTQGLPRDWKGQDQAPPPSAVTGIVTARLRQVRRLTAHEVAFLRQYSPGPFKITLPSANQFPAIAFKRGVTDRVYPDHSALLWDIVPIVRREIAALLEEGVTYIQLDAPRYSYYIDPRWREYIRAEMGLEPDRALDEAIQADNACLEGARRRGVTIAFHLCRGNNRSQWYAEGGYDPIAEKVFTSLQVDRFLLEYDDERSGTFEPLRFVPPDKTVVLGLVSSKRPTLEPAEQLARRIDEASRYVPLERLALSPQCGFASTMEGNLLSEEDQWAKLARVVEVARRVWG